The DNA window GCCGCCGTCGCCGCCGTCGCCTACGGCCTCGACAAGGGCCAGATCAACTTCGAGATGGGCTTCATCCTCGGACTGAAGGCCTTCACCGCCGCCGTCCTCGGAGGCATCGGCAACATCTACGGCGCCATGGTCGGCGGCGTCGTCCTCGGCCTCGCCGAAGCCCTCTCGATCGCCTACATCGAAGAGATCCCCGGCATGCAGCAGCTCGGCGGTGGAGCCTGGTCCAACGTCTGGGCGTTCGTACTCCTCATCGTCGTCCTCCTCGTGCGGCCCCAAGGCCTGCTCGGCGAGCGCGTCGCGGATCGGGCGTGAGAACCATGACCACCAACACCACCCCGCAGACCGCCCCCGCCAAGCAGGGCCCCGCCCCCGCCGCACTCCTCTACGCGGTCATCGGCGGCAGCCTCCTCACCGTCGTCAGCGCCTTCCTCGCCTGGACCTGGACCGCCGACTTCCCCGGCGACCTCACGTACTACGGCAGCCCGGCACCCATCCAGTTCCTCAGCCTCGTCGCCGGACTCCTCACCGCCGCCTTCGCGCTCTCCGCGCTCGGCACCAAGGGCCTGCGCTGGCTCACCCCCACCGGCGCCCGCAAGCCCGTCTGGATCCTCGCACTCGGCACCCTCGCCGGCACCTGGTTCACGGTCCTGGCCATCGCCGTCGTCCTCGGCGGCTTCGCCCACCTGGAACCCGGCGCCTACGTCGCCCTCGCCGGCTCGCTCATCCCGGCCCTCGCCGCGTACAAGCTCCCCGACGACAGCCACAAGGCGGCCCCCGCCAAGCAGCTGCCCTCCTGGGCCGAAATCCTCCTCATCACCGGAGTCTTCGCCCTCGGCCTCTACGTCATCACCTTCGGCATCGACACCGATGACAAAGAACCGCAGCTCTTCGTCACCTACCTGATCATCGTCGGCTTCGCCGCCTTCGCCCTGCTCAAGGCCGGCCTCTTCGACCGCCTCGGCACCCTCACCGCGAAGCACCGCCAGGTCACCCTCCTCGGCACCGCGGCCGCCGCGATCGCCTTCCCCTTCATCCAGCAGAGCGGCGACACCTACACGCTCATCGCGGTCAACATCCTGATCTTCGCGACCGTCGCCCTCGGCCTCAACGTCGTCGTCGGCCTCGCCGGCCTCCTCGACCTCGGCTACGTCGCCTTCCTCGGCGTCGGCGCCTACGCCGCCGCCCTGGTCTCCGGAAGCACCGCCTCCGCCTTCGGCGTCCACCTCCCCTTCTGGGCAGCGGTCCTCGTCGGCGCCCTCGCCTCACTCATCTTCGGCGTGGTCATCGGCGCACCCACCCTCCGCCTGCGCGGCGACTACCTCGCCATCGTCACCCTCGGCTTCGGAGAAATCTTCCGCATCGCCATGGGCAACCTCGACGGCACCTCCGGCCCCGACATCACCAACGGACCCAACGGCATCCCCAACATCCCCCACCTCGACCTCTTCGGGTGGAACTTCGGGGAATCCCACAACGTCTTCGGCATCACCCTCGGCGCCTACGCCAACTACTACTTCCTGATGCTGCTCGTCATGGCCCTGGTCGTCCTGGTCTTCGCCCGAGCCGGCAACAGCCGCATCGGCCGCGCCTGGGTCGCCATTCGCGAAGA is part of the Streptomyces subrutilus genome and encodes:
- a CDS encoding branched-chain amino acid ABC transporter permease yields the protein MTTNTTPQTAPAKQGPAPAALLYAVIGGSLLTVVSAFLAWTWTADFPGDLTYYGSPAPIQFLSLVAGLLTAAFALSALGTKGLRWLTPTGARKPVWILALGTLAGTWFTVLAIAVVLGGFAHLEPGAYVALAGSLIPALAAYKLPDDSHKAAPAKQLPSWAEILLITGVFALGLYVITFGIDTDDKEPQLFVTYLIIVGFAAFALLKAGLFDRLGTLTAKHRQVTLLGTAAAAIAFPFIQQSGDTYTLIAVNILIFATVALGLNVVVGLAGLLDLGYVAFLGVGAYAAALVSGSTASAFGVHLPFWAAVLVGALASLIFGVVIGAPTLRLRGDYLAIVTLGFGEIFRIAMGNLDGTSGPDITNGPNGIPNIPHLDLFGWNFGESHNVFGITLGAYANYYFLMLLVMALVVLVFARAGNSRIGRAWVAIREDETAAEAMGINGFKVKLIAFALGATLAGLAGTVQAHVNTTVVPENYVFAGPVPPNSAFLLAAVILGGMGTIRGPILGAALLFLIPAKLAFLQDYQLLAFGIALILLMRFRPEGLIANKRAQLEYHDDTADQAPTDLATAKAGA